From Faecalicatena sp. Marseille-Q4148:
TGTCTGTGTGAGGATTGCCTTGTGAGGAATTGGTCCGATTTTATTTCGGCGCATTCCAGCAAGTATCGTATCGAGACGTCTGCCGGGAAGATTCACAAAGACAATCATTGGTGCAGGCAGTTCTTCTCCGTCATAACATGTATCAGAGAAAGTGACATCAGGGCTGTTTACGAAGCTGCCAAGTGGTTTTAAATAGTCTTCTTTTGCTACTTTTTTCAGACGGATCTTCATCGGCAGCAGCAGCATTTCCAGCTTGCGAAGCTGAGTGCGGTCTTGAAAATTAAATAGTAATACAGTTTCTTTTATCATAGTAATATGGTTTCCTTTCTTGCGCAAAAATTTCGATTCAGATACATGTATTATTGCATGGAGCAGTTTTTCTGTCAACGCGGAAGATTTTTTGAAAAAATCCATAAATATATTGACAAAAGAAGCAAATAATATTATTGTATTAAACAAATAATACAGAAATACAATTACAGGTTATCTGGATCGGGAGGAAAGATATATGATTGAGATTCGTAATTTAACAAAAGTATATAAGCTGAATAAGCGCCAGATGCAGGAACTGCATACGAAGAATCCGAAAAAAGTGGCGGTGGATCACCTGGAACTGACAGCAAAACCGGGAGAGATCTATGGTCTGCTCGGACCAAATGGTGCAGGGAAGACAACAACGCTTCGCTGTATTGCTACGATCATTAAGCCGACAGAGGGAGAGATCTATGTCGGAGGACACGAAGTACAGAAGGAAAGCGAAGAAGTGCGCAGACAGATTGGATTTCTTACAAGTGATATTAAGCTTGATCCACAGTTTTCCACAGATTATATGTTTGACTTTTTTGGACGTCTTCATGAAGTTCCGGAGAAGCAGCTGAAAAAGCGAAAAGAAGAGTTATTTTCCTATTTTGGAATTAAAGAGTTTGCGCATAAGCAGATCAAAGAACTGTCAACCGGTATGAAACAAAAAGCAGCCATTGCGGTCAGTCTTGTCCATGATCCGGAGATTGTTATTTTTGATGAACCGACAAATGGACTCGATATTGTTACAGCAAGAAGCGTGACAGATTATCTGAAGAAATTAAAAGAAGAAGGCAAGCTTGTAATTATTTCTACACACATCATGTCTGAGGCAGAGAAACTGTGCGACCGGATCGGCATGATCATCGATGGAAGAAAAGCGGCAGAAGGAACGGTAGAAGAATTGCTGATGCAGACCGGAACCGGGGATTTGGAAGATGCCTTTTTTGAAATCTATAAAGGAATCAAGGGGGAAGAATAGCTATGAAAGGAATTCGTGAGATTTTTAGAAAAGAGATTGCAAGAGTTGTAAAAGATAAGAAAATGCTATTTTCTGTATTTCTTCTTCCGGCGCTTTTGATGGTAGGACTTATGATGCTGATCGGAAATCTCCAGAAAAATATGATGGCAGATATTGACAATCATATTCCGGTTATTTATGCGGAGCGATTTCCGGAAAGTTTTCAGAAGTTTTTGGAGACAGGCGGATATACATATGATCTGCGCGCGATGGAATCGGAAACTGTGGTAAAGGATGAATTGACATCCGGACAGGCAGACCTCTGGCTGCAGTTCCCGGAAAATTTTGAGGAAAGTATTGCTTCCTATCAAAAAGGAGATGAGATTCCTCAGATTAAAGTATACTACAATCCGTCAGAAGAATATTCCATGAGTGCATTCCGGGAAGTAACAGGAACTGTTTTGGAGTCTTATCGTCAGACATTGCTGGCAGGACGAGTCGGAGACTTAGAACAGCTTATGATCTTTACGGTAAATACGGATAATCCGGATATGATTGTTCAGGATGAAAAGAAAGCAAACGGAAAAGAACTCGGTATGATGCTCCCATATTTTATTACGATTTTGCTGTTTGCAGGAGCTATGGGAATCGGAACAGATATGATTGCGGGAGAAAAGGAAAGAGGAACGATGGCAAGCCTTCTTGTATCGCCGGTTAAGAGAAGTTCCATCGTGCTTGGCAAAGTATTTGCCCTTATGATTATTTCTGGAATTTCTTCTCTGATTTACGTTGCTGTTATGGTAATCTCTATGCCTCTGATGTCAGGGTCACTCTCCGGTATGGGGACAGAGGGATTGAAACTTTCGATTACATTTGGACAGGGAGCCATGTTGGCGGGGATATTGATTGCACTCGCATTTTTGTATGCCACACTGATCGTATTATTCTCCGTATTTGCCAAATCCACAAAAGAGGCGAATACTTATGTGATGCCGGCATATATCCTTGTTCTTGTTATCGGATTGATGTCAATGTTTACGAATCAGGAGCCATCAACAGGAGCGTTCTGTATTCCGCTTTATAATAGTGCGATTGTACTGAAAAATATTTTGTCCCATGAAGTGACTGCATTGCAGTATGTGCTGACACTGACAACAACATTGATTTGCGGTGCAGTTCTGACAGGAGTGATCGTTAAAGCATTTGATCGGGAGACGATCATGGCTCCATAGATAATTTATATTGAAAAAGTAGCATAATACGCATCCGGTGCATACTGTTAGTAATAAGAAGATGAAAGCAGGTGCACGGATGCGTTTTTGTGAATTGAGAGAAAAAGAAGTAGTAAATCTTTGTAATTGCCGCAGGCTTGGATGTGTAGCGGATATTATTCTCGATCTGTGCCAGGGATGTGTGCAGGCAATTATCGTTCCGGGGCCCTGCAAAGTTTGTGGATTGTTTGGATGTGATTCGGAGTATGTGATTCCGTTTGAATGCATAAAAAAAGTAGGACCGGATATTATTCTCGTGGAAATTTGCGAGGAAAATTTTTTGAGACGCTGCAAAGAATGCTGAAAATCATTAGAAAATATCGATAAAATGCAAGGAAAAGTAAGAATTTCGTTTACAAACGCAGAGTGGGAAGATATACTGTAATTAGTTTCAATATCGTTATTACAAAGAGAGGAAGAGCATATGAAGTGTCCATATTGTGGTAATCAGGATACAAGAGTAATTGATTCACGGCCGGCAGAAGACGGAAGCTCCATCAGAAGACGCCGTTCTTGCGATGCATGTGGAAAACGGTTTACAACTTATGAGAAAGTGGAGACCATTCCACTGATTATTATTAAGAAGGATAATAATAGGGAACAATATGATCGCTCAAAGATTGAGGGAGGGATTCTGCGCGCCTGTTACAAACGTCCGGTATCAGCTTCTGAAATCCAGAAAACGATTGATGCTATCGAAACAGAGATTTTCAGCCGTGAAGAGAAAGAGATTCAAAGCAGCGAGATCGGCGAGATTGTTATGGATAAACTAAAAGATTTGGATCCAGTGGCATATGTGCGGTTTGCATCAGTATATCGGGAATTTAAAGATGTGAATACATTTATGGCAGAATTAAAAAAAATACTGAAATAGGAGAACAAAATGAAGTTTATTTCATGGAATGTAAATGGAATCAGAGCTTGTGTACAAAAGGGATTTGAGGAGTTTTTTAAAAATGCGGATGCAGATATTTTCTGCATTCAGGAAAGCAAGATGCAGGAAGGACAGCTCGTTCTGGAACTGCCGGGATACTATCAGTATTGGAATTATGCTGAACGCAAAGGCTATTCCGGAACAGCAATTTTTACGAAAATAAAGCCTCTGTCCGTCAGCTATGGTATCGGTGTGCCGGAACACGATCAGGAAGGACGTGTGATCACGCTGGAGTTTGAAGAATATTATTTTGTGACAGTGTATACGCCGAACGCACAGCGGGAACTCACAAGATTGGAGTATCGGATGGCATGGGAAGATGCATTTCTTTCTTAACTAAAAGATCTGAAGGAGAAAAAACCGGTTGTTTTCTGTGGCGATCTGAATGTGGCTCACAGAGAGATTGACTTGAAGAATCCAAAAACAAATCATAAGAATGCAGGGTTTACCGATGAAGAGCGTGGGAAATTCCAGAATGTCATGGATGCAGGTTTTATTGATACATTTCGTTATTTCTATCCGGAGCTTGAAGGAGCCTATTCCTGGTGGTCTTATCGCTTTCAGGCAAGAGAGAAGAATGTCGGTTGGCGTATCGACTATTTCTGTGTTTCCGAGGAACTAAAAGAGCGACTGCGCGGTGCGAAAATTCTGACAGAGATTTACGGATCGGATCATTGCCCGATCCAGTTGGAAATTGATTAAGTAAATACTTTGAAAAATAAATGACCAAAAGCCGACAGATTGCTCTGCCGGCTTTTGGTTTACCTAATAAAATAGGGGGAGAGTAGAAAAACTACATATATTATGCTGCAAGGTATGGACTAATACAGTCCAGAACTTCCGAGCAATCATCTGCGTGAATCTGAAGTGTAAGTTCAGAAGCATCGCTGATCGCTGCAGCGCTGACAATGGACTTGGCATCTACAATTCGGCATCCTGCTTTTAAATCCATGTCGAAATCAAATTTACGAATTTTTGTTACAAAATCAAATACTTGCTCTGCATTATTAAAATGTACTTTGTAAGAATGCATGGAAATGAACCCTCCTTCAAAAAAATTTATAACAATATCCAAATAGGAAATAGTTATGTCTAATTATAAGCAGAATAAAGCAAAAGTCAATAGTGAAAATGTTAATAAAGTGTAAAAAAGATAGAATATTCTAACAATTTAAAGAAATCCGCCGTCAAATCCGATGATCTGACCTGTCATGTAGGAAGGGGCAGAAGCGGTGTGGAAGATAAACTTTGCTGCGTCCCGTGGAGAAGCGAAATATCCTGCCGGGATTTCTTCTGAAAGGCTTTCGCGTTCTTCTTCTGATAATTGGCTATTCATTTTTGTGTCAATTACGCCGCAGGCAATGGCGTTTACTTGAATATTGCTTGGGGCAAGTTCTTTTGCAAGCGCTTTTGTAAGACCATTGACACCTGATTTAGATGCAGAATAGGCTGCTTCACAGGAAGCGCCGGAAGTTCCCCACATAGAGGAAATATTAATAATCTTGCCCGATTTTCGGCGGAGCATCATAGGAATGGCGCTGCGGCAGCAATAAAATACAGAAGAAAGATTTGTATTAAGAACGTGATTCCATTCTTCGTCGGTCATATCGCTTAATAGTCCAATCCATGCGATTCCGGCATTGTTCACAAGAACATCCAGCCCAAGATGAGTATTTTCTATTTGAGTGAAGATATTGCGAACGGTTTCCGGATTGCTGATATCTCCCGGAAAGATGCTGCAGCCAGTATGAAAATTGGAAGTAATCTCTTCCTGAAGTGAGAGCAGGCGATCTTCTGACCGGGCGTTTAAAAATGTATGATAGCCGTTTTCGGCAAAGATAAGAGCAGCCGCACGTCCGATTCCTTCAGAGGCGCCGCTGATAAAAACTGTTTTTTGATGCATAATCATTCTCCTAACATATAATCTGAATTGATTGTATCATATTTCAGCGGATTTCGGTTGATTTTCATTGTGGGACAGGAGAAAAAATGTTACAATAAACGGAGTAAAATGAATAAAACTAAAAGGAGAAAAGCTGTTATGAAATCAAAGATAAATATGAAAGAATATTTATTTATTACGCTTGGTATCATGATTGTAGCGGGAGCAGTATACTTTTTTATGATACCGTGCCAGCTTGTTGTAGGAAGTTTGTCAGGTCTTGTACTGGTGCTTTCGAATTTTATTCCGCTGTCGATTTCGACAATGACATTGGTATTGAACATGCTGCTTTTGATTCTGGGATTTATTTTTATCGGGAAAGAATTTGGAGCAAAGACGATCTATACATCGATCATGCTTCCGGTTTTCCTGAAAGTGTTTGAAATTTTGTTCCCGGATCCGAAGCCTCTGACAGATGAGATTATTATTAACACAATTTGTTATGTGCTCATCGTCAGCATTGGTCTTGCCATGCTGTTTAATGCCAACGCTTCTTCCGGAGGTCTCGATATCATTGCCAAGTTTCTGAATAAATATTTTCATATAGAGCTTGGAAAGGCGATGACAATTGCCGGAATGGTAACGGCGTTTTCTTCGATCCTTGTGTATGATACGAAGACACTTGTGATCAGTATTCTTGCGACATACTTCAATGGAATCGTGCTGGATCATTATATTGATGGGTTCCATGTGAAGAAACGAGTCTGTATTCTTTCGTCAGAATATAAGAAGATACAGCAGTACATTGTGCAGGAGATGAGAAGAGGAGTAACCTTGTATCCGGCAAAGGGAGGTTATGACAATCAAGATAAGGTAGAACTGATCACAATTTTGACAAGACCTGAGTACGGAGAATTGCTGAAATATATTCACGAGGCAGATCCGAAAGCGTTTGTGACAGTTTCCATGGTAAGTGAAGTCATTGGTGAATGGAACAGAACGAAAAAATAAGGGGATAGAAACGATGATAGACAGGGCAATTGCGTTTGCGACAAGGGTGCATGAAGGACAAGTTCGCAAGGGGACGACACGTCCGTACATTGTACATCCGTTGGAAGTAGGCAGGATTGTATCGGTAATGACAGATGACGAGGAGATTATCAGTGCAGCAATTCTTCACGATACGATTGAAGATTGTGAAGAAGTGACGGAGGAAGTTTTGCGAAAAGAATTCGGAGACCGGGTAACAGAGCTTGTGCTTCAGGAAAGCGAAGATAAGTCAAAAACCTGGATGGAGCGTAAAAGCGCCACAATCCGTCAGTTACAATCAGCCACAAGAGAGCATAAAATGATCGCACTGGCAGATAAGCTGTCGAATATGCGGGATATTGACAGAGATTATCCGGAGTGCGGCGAGAAGTTGTGGGAGCGGTTTCGGATGAAAGATAAGAAAATCATCGGATGGTATTATAAAGGAATCCGGGATGTTTTGCGGGAAGAATTCGAAGGACTTCCGGTATATGAAGAATACTGTCATCTTGTTCATAAAAATTTTGAATAGTTTAGAAAATACTGACAAGAATCAGTTATAAAGTAAAAAACAAAAGAAAGCTGTCATTTCCATGATATAGAATGGAAGGACAGCTTTTTTGAATGTATGCCTGGCGGCACATGTTTTCAATTATGGAAAAATGATATTTGCTAAAGCGGATATTGTGATTTTGCACAAAAATCAATTGAAAATATTGTGACTGAAAATGACCGAAAGTGATTGACTATGACTAAAAACGGGAATATAATTAAATCAATCAAAAACAACTAAAAACAATCAAAAAAATCAAAAGGAGGAAAACCATGATCTATACAGTAACATTTAATCCATCGCTTGACTACATTGTTACAGTAGATGTGTTGAAAACCGGAGAAGTGAATCGGACGTCTTCCGAGATGATTTTACCGGGAGGAAAAGGGATTAACGTTTCTATCGTTTTGAAGCACCTCGGAATGGATAATACAGCGCTTGGATTCATTTCCGGTTTTACCGGAGAAGAAATCAGACGCCGGGTAAAAGAGCAGGGAGTTGGAGAAGCGTTTATTGAATTGAAAAATGGGTGGTCCAGAATCAATATGAAGATTCGCTCAGAAGAAGAGAGCGAGATCAATGGTCAAGGTCCGGTGATTGATGAAAATGCAGTCGCTAAGCTCTTTGAGAAATTAGAACACCTTTCAGAAGGAGATGTACTCGTGCTGGCAGGCAGCATTCCCAATACGATGCCGGATACAATCTACGGTGATATTCTGGCGAAGTTGGAAGGAAAAGGAATTCAAATCGTTGTGGATGCTACGAAAGATCTGCTTGTCAATGTTTTGAAATATCATCCATTTCTTATAAAACCGAATCACCATGAATTGGCAGAAATTTTTCAGACTACCTTTCAAAACCGGGAAGAAATCATCCGGCATGCGAAAAAACTTCAGGAGATGGGGGCGCGGAATGTCTTGATTTCAATGGCAGGAGATGGCGCAGTGCTTGTTTCTGAAACAGGGGAGGTTTATGAGAGCGAAGCGCCGAAAGGCGTGGTTGTGAATTCTGTAGGAGCCGGAGATTCGATGGTGGCCGGATTTCTTGCGGGATATCTGCAGACCGGTAATTATAAGGAAGCATTTAAGATGGGAATTGCCAGCGGCAGCGCCAGCGCCTTTTCAGAAAATCTGGCAACACTGGAAGAAGTAGAAGCATTGAAAAATGCATTGTGCTTTTAAAGTTAGAAAGAAGGAGGAAACATATGAGAATTACAGATTTATTATCAGCAGACAGTATTGAATTAAATGGAACTGCTCAAAATAAAACAGATGTTTTAAATCAGATGGTAGATCTGATGGAAAAAAGAGGAAATCTGTCGGAGAAAGAGACGTATCGCAGTGCAGTATTTGCAAGAGAGGAAGAAGGAACAACCGGAGTTGGAGAAGGAATTGCAATTCCGCATGGAAAATCTGCAGCAGTTACGGCACCGGGACTTGCAGCTATGGTTGTGAAAGACGGGGTAGAATACGATGCTTTGGACGGAGAACCTGTGGATTTAATCTTTCTGATTGCGGCGCCGAATACAAAAGATAATGTGCATCTGGAAGTATTGAGTAAACTTTCTGTTCTTTTGATGAATGAAGTGTTTACGGCAGCGCTGAAAGCAGCAGCATCGAAAGAAGAATTCCTTCAGATCATTGAAACAGCAGAGAAGGAAAAAGATGCGGAGGAAAAAGAAATCCTGAAATCGGTGGAAGAGCCAAAGATGACGGCACAGAAAAAAATTGTTGCAGTAACAGCGTGCCCGACAGGAATTGCCCATACGTATATGGCGGCGGAAAGTCTTGAAAAGACGGCGAAAGAACTGGGGTATCAGATTAAAGTGGAAACAAGAGGTTCCGGCGGCGCTAAAAATGTGCTTACGGAAAAGGAAATTCAGGAGGCAGACGGTGTCATTGTTGCAGCAGATACAAAGGTTCCGATGGAACGTTTCCACGGAAAGCGCGTGATCGAATGCCAGGTTTCAGCGGGAATCAGTAAGCCGGAAGAATTGCTCCGGAAAATTGTTGCCGGAGATGCACCGATTTATCAAAGCAAGGGAGAGAAGCAGAAAGATATGCCAGTGGAAAAAGAAAGCACCGGACATCAAATCTATAAGCATTTAATGAATGGCGTTTCCCATATGCTTCCATTTGTAGTAGGCGGCGGTATTCTGATCGCAATTGCATTTTTGATTGATGGATTCAGTGTAGACATTGCGGCACTGGAAGATAAATCATTATTTGGAACAATCACACCGACAGCAGCATTCTTTAAACAGATCGGCGGACTTGCTTTTGGATTCATGCTTCCGATTTTGGCAGGTTTCATTGCCGAGAGTATTGCAGACAGACCGGGACTTGCAATTGGTTTTGTGGGTGGAGCTATTGCGGCAAACGGAAAATCAGGATTTCTTGGCGCACTTGCAGCCGGATTTATCGCGGGATATCTTGTACAGTTATTAAAGAAAGTATTTTCAAAGCTTCCTGACAGTCTGGAAGGTTTGAAGCCGGTACTTTTGTATCCACTTTGCGGAACACTGTTTATCGGTTTGATTATGACATTTATTATCGAGCCGGTTGTAGGAATTGTGAATATCGCTTTAACAAATGGATTGTCAGCTATGAGCGGTACAAGTGTTGTTCTGCTTGGCTTCATTCTGGCAGGTATGATGGCAGTCGATATGGGAGGTCCATTTAATAAAGCGGCATATGTATTTGGAACAGCATCGATTGCATCAGGTAACTATAACATTATGGCAGCAGTTATGATCGGAGGTATGGTTCCGCCGTGTGCGATCGCACTTGCTACATTATTATTCAAAAATAAATTTACGGTTGAAGAAAGAAAATCAGGTCCGACGAACTTTATTATGGGACTTTCCTTTATTACAGAAGGCGCGATTCCATTTGCAGCATCTGATCCGCTTCATGTCCTTCCGGCTTGTGTTGTCGGTTCAGGAGTGGCAGGAGCATTGTCCATGTTGTTTGGATGTACATTGATGGCGCCTCATGGTGGAATCTTCGTATTCCCGGTTGTGGGAAATGCACTAATGTATTTGGCTGCCCTTGCAGTTGGAACGGTAATTGGTGCAGTTCTTCTTGGTCTTTTGAAAAAAGAAGTAAAAATGAATTAAATTGTTTTGACAGAAACACATTTTGCAGGCATAATAGAGATATGCAGTAAAATCCTGTCGGAATACATCAGACGGAGCAAGGAGGAAATTATGCTTGCAGAAGAACGTATGGAAGAAATAGTACGGCTGGTGCGGGAATATGGCAGTATGACTGTTCAGAAATTAATGGAGTATACAGGGGCATCGGAATCTACTCTGAGAAGGGATCTCAATGCCCTTGATAAGCGTGGGATGCTTACA
This genomic window contains:
- a CDS encoding ABC transporter ATP-binding protein — encoded protein: MIEIRNLTKVYKLNKRQMQELHTKNPKKVAVDHLELTAKPGEIYGLLGPNGAGKTTTLRCIATIIKPTEGEIYVGGHEVQKESEEVRRQIGFLTSDIKLDPQFSTDYMFDFFGRLHEVPEKQLKKRKEELFSYFGIKEFAHKQIKELSTGMKQKAAIAVSLVHDPEIVIFDEPTNGLDIVTARSVTDYLKKLKEEGKLVIISTHIMSEAEKLCDRIGMIIDGRKAAEGTVEELLMQTGTGDLEDAFFEIYKGIKGEE
- a CDS encoding DUF3783 domain-containing protein, which codes for MIKETVLLFNFQDRTQLRKLEMLLLPMKIRLKKVAKEDYLKPLGSFVNSPDVTFSDTCYDGEELPAPMIVFVNLPGRRLDTILAGMRRNKIGPIPHKAILTQTNQHWNVLQCFKEIDAEHKAMTESSSLS
- a CDS encoding YitT family protein encodes the protein MKSKINMKEYLFITLGIMIVAGAVYFFMIPCQLVVGSLSGLVLVLSNFIPLSISTMTLVLNMLLLILGFIFIGKEFGAKTIYTSIMLPVFLKVFEILFPDPKPLTDEIIINTICYVLIVSIGLAMLFNANASSGGLDIIAKFLNKYFHIELGKAMTIAGMVTAFSSILVYDTKTLVISILATYFNGIVLDHYIDGFHVKKRVCILSSEYKKIQQYIVQEMRRGVTLYPAKGGYDNQDKVELITILTRPEYGELLKYIHEADPKAFVTVSMVSEVIGEWNRTKK
- a CDS encoding ABC transporter permease → MKGIREIFRKEIARVVKDKKMLFSVFLLPALLMVGLMMLIGNLQKNMMADIDNHIPVIYAERFPESFQKFLETGGYTYDLRAMESETVVKDELTSGQADLWLQFPENFEESIASYQKGDEIPQIKVYYNPSEEYSMSAFREVTGTVLESYRQTLLAGRVGDLEQLMIFTVNTDNPDMIVQDEKKANGKELGMMLPYFITILLFAGAMGIGTDMIAGEKERGTMASLLVSPVKRSSIVLGKVFALMIISGISSLIYVAVMVISMPLMSGSLSGMGTEGLKLSITFGQGAMLAGILIALAFLYATLIVLFSVFAKSTKEANTYVMPAYILVLVIGLMSMFTNQEPSTGAFCIPLYNSAIVLKNILSHEVTALQYVLTLTTTLICGAVLTGVIVKAFDRETIMAP
- a CDS encoding HPr family phosphocarrier protein; translation: MHSYKVHFNNAEQVFDFVTKIRKFDFDMDLKAGCRIVDAKSIVSAAAISDASELTLQIHADDCSEVLDCISPYLAA
- the pfkB gene encoding 1-phosphofructokinase; the encoded protein is MIYTVTFNPSLDYIVTVDVLKTGEVNRTSSEMILPGGKGINVSIVLKHLGMDNTALGFISGFTGEEIRRRVKEQGVGEAFIELKNGWSRINMKIRSEEESEINGQGPVIDENAVAKLFEKLEHLSEGDVLVLAGSIPNTMPDTIYGDILAKLEGKGIQIVVDATKDLLVNVLKYHPFLIKPNHHELAEIFQTTFQNREEIIRHAKKLQEMGARNVLISMAGDGAVLVSETGEVYESEAPKGVVVNSVGAGDSMVAGFLAGYLQTGNYKEAFKMGIASGSASAFSENLATLEEVEALKNALCF
- a CDS encoding YlmC/YmxH family sporulation protein, which translates into the protein MRFCELREKEVVNLCNCRRLGCVADIILDLCQGCVQAIIVPGPCKVCGLFGCDSEYVIPFECIKKVGPDIILVEICEENFLRRCKEC
- a CDS encoding bifunctional (p)ppGpp synthetase/guanosine-3',5'-bis(diphosphate) 3'-pyrophosphohydrolase is translated as MIDRAIAFATRVHEGQVRKGTTRPYIVHPLEVGRIVSVMTDDEEIISAAILHDTIEDCEEVTEEVLRKEFGDRVTELVLQESEDKSKTWMERKSATIRQLQSATREHKMIALADKLSNMRDIDRDYPECGEKLWERFRMKDKKIIGWYYKGIRDVLREEFEGLPVYEEYCHLVHKNFE
- a CDS encoding SDR family NAD(P)-dependent oxidoreductase, with amino-acid sequence MHQKTVFISGASEGIGRAAALIFAENGYHTFLNARSEDRLLSLQEEITSNFHTGCSIFPGDISNPETVRNIFTQIENTHLGLDVLVNNAGIAWIGLLSDMTDEEWNHVLNTNLSSVFYCCRSAIPMMLRRKSGKIINISSMWGTSGASCEAAYSASKSGVNGLTKALAKELAPSNIQVNAIACGVIDTKMNSQLSEEERESLSEEIPAGYFASPRDAAKFIFHTASAPSYMTGQIIGFDGGFL
- a CDS encoding fructose-specific PTS transporter subunit EIIC; this encodes MRITDLLSADSIELNGTAQNKTDVLNQMVDLMEKRGNLSEKETYRSAVFAREEEGTTGVGEGIAIPHGKSAAVTAPGLAAMVVKDGVEYDALDGEPVDLIFLIAAPNTKDNVHLEVLSKLSVLLMNEVFTAALKAAASKEEFLQIIETAEKEKDAEEKEILKSVEEPKMTAQKKIVAVTACPTGIAHTYMAAESLEKTAKELGYQIKVETRGSGGAKNVLTEKEIQEADGVIVAADTKVPMERFHGKRVIECQVSAGISKPEELLRKIVAGDAPIYQSKGEKQKDMPVEKESTGHQIYKHLMNGVSHMLPFVVGGGILIAIAFLIDGFSVDIAALEDKSLFGTITPTAAFFKQIGGLAFGFMLPILAGFIAESIADRPGLAIGFVGGAIAANGKSGFLGALAAGFIAGYLVQLLKKVFSKLPDSLEGLKPVLLYPLCGTLFIGLIMTFIIEPVVGIVNIALTNGLSAMSGTSVVLLGFILAGMMAVDMGGPFNKAAYVFGTASIASGNYNIMAAVMIGGMVPPCAIALATLLFKNKFTVEERKSGPTNFIMGLSFITEGAIPFAASDPLHVLPACVVGSGVAGALSMLFGCTLMAPHGGIFVFPVVGNALMYLAALAVGTVIGAVLLGLLKKEVKMN
- the nrdR gene encoding transcriptional regulator NrdR, encoding MKCPYCGNQDTRVIDSRPAEDGSSIRRRRSCDACGKRFTTYEKVETIPLIIIKKDNNREQYDRSKIEGGILRACYKRPVSASEIQKTIDAIETEIFSREEKEIQSSEIGEIVMDKLKDLDPVAYVRFASVYREFKDVNTFMAELKKILK